From a single Populus trichocarpa isolate Nisqually-1 chromosome 17, P.trichocarpa_v4.1, whole genome shotgun sequence genomic region:
- the LOC18107335 gene encoding protein COBRA, translated as MSFLSKSTVLLLFVLCCTSFTSTEAYDPLDPNGNITIKWDVVNWTPVGYVAVVTIYNYQQYRHIEAPGWLLGWTWANNEVIWSMSGGQTTEQGNCSRFKGNIPRCCKKSPTVVDLSPRTPHNQKIANCCKGGLISSMAQDPANAASSFQLSVGSAGNTNKTVRIPKNFTMNTPGPGYTCGPAKIVRPSKFLSADKRRITQALMTWNITCTYSHFLTHKAPTCCVSLSSFNNKAIAPCPASSCGRRKNNTVSRGCVDPKSPHVPGHKNIITPLVQCTSHMCPIKIQWHLKLNYKDYWRVTIIITNLNYHMNYTQWNLIVQHPNFDNLTQVFGSKYKALTSFSTTNDTAMLWGIKHYNDVLMQAGRSGKVHLELLFRKDKATFTSKKGWAFPQRIYFNGDSCVLPPPDAYPLVA; from the exons ATGAGTTTCCTCTCAAAATCAACTGTTCTGCTTCTGTTTGTGCTTTGCTGCACCAGCTTCACTTCAACTG AAGCCTATGATCCTCTTGATCCAAATGGGAATATTACAATCAAATGGGACGTTGTGAACTGGACTCCTGTTGGCTATGTA GCCGTCGTCACAATCTACAACTACCAGCAGTATCGCCACATCGAAGCACCGGGTTGGTTATTAGGATGGACATGGGCAAATAATGAGGTAATATGGAGCATGTCTGGAGGCCAAACAACAGAGCAAGGAAATTGTTCAAGATTCAAAGGCAACATTCCGCGTTGCTGTAAGAAGAGTCCAACAGTTGTAGATTTATCGCCGAGAACTCCTCACAACCAAAAGATTGCAAATTGCTGCAAAGGGGGATTAATCAGCTCGATGGCGCAAGATCCAGCTAATGCAGCAAGCTCATTCCAGCTCAGTGTGGGTTCAGCTGGAAATACCAACAAAACAGTCAGGATACCTAAGAACTTCACTATGAATACACCAGGACCTGGTTATACATGTGGTCCTGCAAAAATTGTTAGACCTTCTAAATTTTTATCTGCAGATAAAAGGAGAATCACACAAGCTTTGA TGACCTGGAATATTACATGCACATACTCACATTTCCTGACTCACAAGGCTCCTACTTGCTGTGtctctctctcatctttcaACAACAAGGCAATAGCGCCCTGCCCGGCATCTTCTTGTGGCCGCAGAAAAAACAATACAGTTTCAAGGGGTTGTGTGGA TCCAAAATCACCTCATGTTCCAGGCCACAAGAACATCATCACGCCTCTTGTCCAATGCACGAGCCATATGTGCCCAATCAAAATTCAATGGCATCTTAAGCTCAACTACAAGGATTACTGGAGAGTTACGATCATAATTACAAATTTGAATTATCATATGAACTATACACAATGGAACTTAATTGTTCAGCACCCCAATTTCGACAATTTGACACAGGTTTTCGGCTCTAAATACAAAGCATTAACTTCTTTTTCAACTACTA ATGATACTGCCATGCTGTGGGGAATCAAGCACTACAACGACGTGCTGATGCAAGCTGGTCGTTCTGGTAAAGTTCACTTAGAGTTGCTTTTCCGAAAAGACAAGGCAACTTTTACTTCCAAGAAGGGCTGGGCCTTCCCTCAGAGAATCTATTTCAATGGCGATAGTTGTGTCTTGCCTCCTCCGGATGCCTATCCCCTGGTTGCCTAG
- the LOC18107336 gene encoding protein COBRA, translated as MSFLSKSTLLLLIVLCCTSFTSTEAYDALDPNGNITIKWDVMAWTPDGYVAVVTIYNYQQYRHIEAPGWSLGWTWAEHEVIWNMVGGLTTEQGDCSRFQGEIPYSCQKSPTVVDLLPGTPYNQQIANCCKGGVISSRVQDPSNAASSFQLAVGAAGTTNKTVRIPKNITLNTPGPGYTCGPAKIVRPTRFLSADKRRVTQALMTWNITCTYSQFLAHKAPTCCVSLSSFHNKTIAPCPTCSCGCRKNNPVSRGCVDPKSPHVPGPGQKNIITPLVQCTSHMCPIKIQWHLKLNYKHYWRVTITITNLNYHMNYTHWNLVVQHPNFDNLTQVVGSKYKALTSLSTTNDTAMLWGIKHYNDVLMQAGRYGKVHLELLFRKDKATFTSKKGWAFPQRIYFNGDSCVLPPPDAYPLVA; from the exons ATGAGTTTCCTCTCGAAATCAACTCTTCTGCTTCTGATTGTGCTTTGTTGCACTAGCTTCACTTCAACAG AAGCTTATGATGCTCTTGATCCAAATGGGAATATCACAATCAAATGGGACGTCATGGCCTGGACTCCTGATGGCTATGTA GCTGTCGTCACAATCTACAACTACCAGCAGTATCGCCACATCGAAGCACCAGGTTGGTCATTAGGATGGACATGGGCAGAGCACGAGGTAATATGGAACATGGTTGGAGGTTTAACAACAGAGCAAGGAGATTGTTCAAGATTCCAAGGGGAAATTCCATATTCCTGTCAGAAGAGTCCAACTGTTGTAGATTTATTGCCAGGAACTCCTTACAACCAACAGATTGCAAATTGCTGCAAAGGGGGAGTAATCAGTTCACGGGTGCAAGATCCTTCTAATGCAGCAAGCTCATTCCAGCTTGCTGTGGGTGCAGCTGGAACTACCAACAAAACAGTCAGGATACCTAAGAACATCACTCTGAATACACCAGGACCTGGTTATACATGTGGCCCTGCAAAAATTGTTAGACCTACTAGATTTTTATCTGCAGATAAAAGGAGAGTCACACAAGCTTTGA TGACCTGGAATATTACATGCACATACTCACAATTCCTGGCTCACAAGGCCCCTACTTGCTGTGTCTCCCTCTCATCTTTCCACAACAAGACAATAGCACCCTGCCCGACGTGTTCTTGTGGCTGCCGAAAAAACAATCCAGTTTCAAGGGGTTGTGTAGA TCCAAAATCACCTCATGTTCCAGGTCCAGGCCAAAAGAACATCATCACGCCTCTTGTCCAATGCACGAGCCATATGTGCCCAATCAAAATTCAATGGCATCTTAAGCTCAACTACAAGCATTACTGGAGAGTTACGATCACAATTACAAATTTGAATTATCATATGAACTATACACATTGGAACTTAGTTGTTCAGCACCCCAATTTCGACAATTTGACGCAGGTTGTCGGCTCTAAATACAAAGCATTAACTTCTCTTTCAACTACTA ATGATACTGCCATGCTGTGGGGAATCAAGCACTACAACGACGTGCTGATGCAAGCTGGTCGTTATGGTAAAGTTCATTTAGAGTTGCTTTTCCGAAAAGACAAGGCAACTTTTACTTCCAAGAAGGGCTGGGCCTTCCCTCAGAGAATCTATTTCAATGGCGATAGTTGTGTCTTGCCTCCTCCGGATGCCTATCCCCTGGTTGCCTAG